The following is a genomic window from Effusibacillus pohliae DSM 22757.
GATGTTTCGGAATCGCCAGTGCAAAAAAGCCATCCCTGCACGCAAGTGCTGATCACATGAACGCAAACCGTGATAACCTGCATCTGCCCCCGATTGTCAAAAACGGTCGGCCGTGAGGTAAGCTCCGTCCCGCACGGAGCACTTCTCAATCGGTTTTCCTCTTCGCACGTTGCGCTGGAATTCGCCGCCGGTAAAACCACCGTTCAGCGTCTTCCAAGTCGACAGGATCCACATGTCCCCGAACCAGCGCAATCGGATCCTGGTCATACCCGGACTGCTTCAGTTTCTCCCGCAGGCTGTCCAATCGCCTGCGCTTTTCCCGGACGGAAGGAACACTCTTCAATTCTTCCTCCAGCCTGTCCCACGACTCGCCAAGCTCAAAATAGATCAAGATCAACCAAAATTCCGCCATCGTGAAATCGACGATTTGGTTGCTACCCGTTCTCCCGACCCCCATCCAGAACTCCTCGCCGGTGAACGGAATCTTTTTCACCAGCTTCAGCTTTTTTCCGCCGCAGACCTTCTCGTATGCCAGTTCGATTGGGGCCAGGTCCACAGGACACCATGTTTTCGCCAGATATTCGTAAAAATCCCGCCATCGCCCCATCATCCGGCGGGCGTTGTCCAGCGTGAGATCAAAGCGCTCCGGCACCCAGATATGGCTTTCGATCCACTCGAGCGCCACGCTGTATTCCCACCAGGGCAGATCTGACAAATTCGTATAGTTCGTGCGCTCAATGTACAGGATCAGGGCGTGTATATCCTCCCAGGCGTCGACAAGTTCGTCCGTGCGTTTGTTGAAATGCAGCACGTTGAGGTACCCTTCCACCCAGTCCCGTTTCACGACGGGCTCCCAGTCGATGCTGGTATAGTAGGCCCTGACGCTCTTTTGCACCTCCGAGCGTTTACTCATTTGGCTTCACCTCGATGGATCGCTGTAAAATGCCTTGAATCTACAATACCCTTTATTCCAGATTGAATCAATCCACACGGATCCCCATCATGTTGATCTCAATCCGAAACGCACCTGGTGATACAGATATTCCAACCACTTTTGGCGTCGCTTTGGGCTGCTCCGCTTGACTCCGGAAAACATGAATCGCTTGACCTTTCGGTGATCCTGGCAGAAATCGGCACCGATATGTCCGTCTTTCCTTCGGCATCCCATCTTTCATCGTGGGCGGGGTTCAGCCCCGGGAATCACGAAAGTGCGGGTAAAAAAACGGGCAAGAACGACGCAGGGTAATCAAACGCTGAAGTCTGTCCTCCTGGAAGCTGCTTGGGCGGCGAGCAAGACCCGAACTTTCCTCGGATCAAAGTCTTGGTCAGTGACCGGCCGCAAAGGAAAGAAGCGGCCGAAGGTTGTGATTGCACACAAGATCCTCGTGATCGCTTACTTTGTACTCAAAACTGGGGAACCTTACAACAAACTCGGCCCTGATTACTTGGAGAAGCGAAAGAGCATCTCGACCGAAGAATTGATGATTCGCCGCCTTCAGAAGAAAGGCTATGCGGTGACAAAATAGACTGACGTCACAACATTGCAAATTAATTAATTCCTTAATATGGAAGTCAAATAGGCGTCCCGGGAACCACTGCTTGAATTAAAGAGATGGCGAGCGCAGGACAACAAAATAACACAGCACAAGAGAGGTACTCATGTGACCTCTCTTGTCGTTTGGATCCCGGCTGGATTACGTTTTTGCATCTGCAGTTCCTGCAAACTCTTGAATTCATACCCCTGCTTTCGCGCATCGTCGATGATTTTCCCCAACGCTTCCGCGTTATCCTTGGATACGGAGTGAAGCAGCAGCACCGCTCCCGAGTGAAGCTGGGACATCACGCTGTCATAGGCATATTTCCATCCCTTTTGCGTTTTGATGTCCCAGTCTTTATAGGCAATCGACCAGAAAACGCTCGTGTAGCCCAGTCGCTTGCTGACCGCCAGCGTACGCTCGCTAAAAATTCCTTTCGGCGGCCGCAAGAAAGCCATCTCCTTTTGACCGGTCACCTGCGCCACAGATTCCTTCACTTTTTCCAGTTCTTCCTTGATCCTGTCGTCGGAGACCTGGGTCAGATCCGGGTGACTCCACGAATGATTTCCGATCAGATGGCCTTCTTGCACCATCCGCTTCAACAACTCGGGCTGGTCTTTGACATAATGCCCGGTAACAAAAAACACGGCAGGCACCTTTTTTTCCTTCAACGTATCCAAAATCTTTGCGGTGTAGCCGTTCTCATATCCATTGTCAAAGGTCAGGTACAGCTCCTTTTTTGACGTATCCCCCAAAAAAATGGCTCCGTATTTCTCGATCATCCCCTTGAAACCCTCTTGCTCGATCGACGGAAGTTGCCCGTTTTTGCCCTTTTTGAAACCGAAATGATAAGGGACATTCCCGTAAGCTGCCGCTTTGTGCAGCGGGAATAAAGGAACCAGGGAGAACAGCAAAACGAAAATGATTAGGATCGTCAGACGCCTCATCGGTCACATACACTCCTTGCTTTCACTTGAACTGCTTTCGGACACAATCAATATTCTGCCAACAAAACCGGAAGTTATGTGCCGATGGCTGAAGTGTGTAGTGAAACACGAAAAGCGTCGATCATGCTCTCCATCGCACGACTTACATACTGGTCGAATCGGTGCAAGATTCCCATGGTTACATCCAGTTCCAGGTCTCGCACCGATTTAAAAACAGTTCCCGCTGGCGGGGAACTGACTGACACGCGAGGAATGATCCCAATCCCACAACCCCAAGTTCAGATTCGAGCTTTTGTATTTGCATCGTAACAGTTTACTGCGCATATTGAAGGTCCTCGGCAGCTTGTTGAAAACTCCCTAGCCTCACAACCGTTTGGAAGGTTTTTAACGCTCTTATATCCATGTGCATCCCCACATTCAATATTTTTGAACCAATCATTGGCCATGATGACAGCTCGTCGATCCACCAGGCCCGAGTAGGAGTCGTCCACTTTTTTCAGGTAATAATAGGCAATACCACCTATTATTTACAGTAGTAGTGCAACGATGAAAAATCCGCCAATCAGTTTCTTGCCGATTGTGAGTCTCATCTTTTCACTCCTTCACACGTGCTGCAAAAAAATTACCATTACTAGTATTCGACTAGTATTCGACCGCAAGGCATGAATGCCTTCACAAGCAAGTTCAGTTTCATACAGCACGGATGATCATGTATAATCAAAGTAACAAAATCGGTTGGAGTGATGAGAATGGGAAAAGTCCTCGAACCTGAAACACTGTTGGAAGCAATTCGGGAAAAATGCAATTTTTTGGAGGATCTAACCTACACGGGAACGGACGAAGAAGGCCGCCCGACATTTTTCGCTTTCGATGTGGTATACAAACGGGAAATGGAGCTGCGGCTCAACGGCGATGCGCTGGAAGGCGACTACGGATACGGCGGATACAGTGTCATCGCAAAAATTGTAGATTCTGAATAAACGGGACGATGCAATATCAAGACCATCCTCGCAGAAGCGCGGGGATGGTCCTGAAACTTGCGCGGCGCATTAATAACTGTCACTTCTTGTAGATCTGCTTGTACTCGCCGATCGCATCCGTTACTCGATCCGGATAATTCGTGATGATCCCATCGATCCCCATCTGCACAAGCCGCTGCATATCTCCGCGCCTGTTCACTGTCCACGTGTTGACAAGCAGACCCGCCGCATGAAAATCGCTGATTTTATCCGCTGTTACAACCCTGTAATGAGGATGGACAGCATCCGCGTTCAAACTTTGCACATAGTCGATCACCCGCTCCGGTTCTTTTGTATACAGCACACCTGTCCGCACATGCGGGGCCAGTTCCTTGATCCGTTTGACCGATTCGTGATTGAAGGAGGAGACGATCACATTCCCGGAATCGCAGTAGCGATCCATCAAACGGATCACTTTTTCCTCCAGTCCCCCATAGGGTACGACGGCGTTTTTCAGCTCCACATTCAGAAAGAAACCTGAAAATTCGGCGAGCACCTCTTCCAGCGAAGGAATCCGCTCCCCCTTCCATCGATCCCCCATCCATTGTCCCACATCCAAAGAGCGCAGTTCTTTCCACGTATACTCACAGACATAACCTTGTGCACCCGCGGTGCGATCCAATCGTTCATCGTGAATCACCACAGGAATCCCGTCTTTGCTAAGCTGAACATCAAACTCCAGTCCACAGGCTCCCATCTCGACTGCCAGACGGAAAGCGGACATCGTATTTTCGGGTGCGTAGGCAAAGGCTCCCCTGTGTGCGATATTTAACGGGTTCACTGACTATCCTCCCAGTCGTCGCTTGTCATATTTTATGCAGAATCGGGATATGGAAAACACGATTCGCGCCATTCCAATCAAAATAAGGAACGTGCAGTTTTATACATGCCTGCATCAGCGTATATTGTTTATATCCACGCGAGCAGGAGGCGTTCCCATTGAGCAATCTCAGCATCCTCTTCAAAAAAATCGTCATCGGTCAAATCGTGTTCCTGGTATTGTCGATCTGTTTTTGCATCTATCTTTACTGCTCATTCCACCTGGTACGAAACATCGAACTGGAACTGGAGAAAGAAAAGGTGGAACGGATGTTTTGATCCCCATCTTGATGAGTATCGCGGAACATCCGCATCCATTTCTTTCATCAAGGCAAAAATCCGGCTTGACTGATGCGAATCTGTTCGCTTGCAAATTCTTGCTGCAGCCATCCCAGCACTTGCCGCCATGCGTCTTTTTCATACCAGGCCTGCAAGCCGATCCCATGATAAATCCGCCTGGTGTTCAGTTTCTCCGTCCGTTTCCCGCCGCTGCCGTCCCCCATATAAAAATCGTCCAAGCACACCCGATCCGTCACTTCCCGCAGCCGCTTGGCAAACGCCGGGCTGCACGGCAGCACGGGCGCAACCGCAACTTGACTCGGGATACCCGCTTGTTTCAGTTTGCGCAGGGCTGTCAGCCTCGCCCGGATGCCCGGCGCTTGTGGAGTGAACGCCTGCCTGACCGGTTCCAGATCGGTTTCCACCGTGACCGACACCATAATCCGGTCGCGCATCTGCCGAAACAGATCGATATCGCGAACGACCAGCGGACTCCGCGTCTGCACAAACAATAAATCGGGCGGTTCCGCCGCCATCACTTCCAGCAGGGAACGGGTGACCCGGGCTTTGTGCTCGATCGGCTGATACGGGTCGGTGCTGGAGCTCATGAAGATTTTCACCGGACCTTTTCGCTTCGCCTTTTTCAATTCTTTTTCCAGCAATTGCGCAGCATTTTGCTTGATGTCCACCCACGTCCCCCACTCCTGTCCATGGAACAACGCGATCGGCAGCTGCCTGACGTAACAGTAGGAACAAGCATATGCGCAGCCCGCATACGGATTGAGAGAATGCGTATATCCGGCTAAAAAGCCGCCTGTCGGAGTCAAAATGGTGTTTGCCGTCTTTGTGACAATCCGAATTTGCATGTGGATGGTTCACCTCTTGGCCGGATCACCCGCAAACGAAACAAGAGTTGGCCTTTATCCAACCCTCGTTTCCTCATCCAGAACGTACCGTTCCGCCAAAAAAGGAACTCGTCCGGCAATTTTTGCGTATACGCGCAGCACAACACGGATCATCGGTTCAAGTACGCGCTCGCCCCGCGCCACCAGCAAGCTGGACACCAGCCCTACCACCGCTCCGCCGATCACGTCAGCCGGATAGTGAACGCCGACAAACACGCGGGAAAACGCAATCGCAACAGCCAACCCCAGCATGCCATACCCCCATTTGCGATTGCGCAAGTACACCGCGACCGCCAGTGCAAAAGCGCCCGTTGCATGATCGCTGGGAAACGAATTGTCAGGCGCATGCGGAACCAACTGGTGCACCGCGTGCAGCATAAACGGACGCGGATGAAAATACACAGCGCCAATCAATTGATTGATCAGCAATGCCAAAGCGGCGGTGATTGCCGCATACAAAACGTTCCGTTCCCTTTGCCGGCCGCCCCGCAACCAGAGCCACAGCAACAAACCGGCGAACAGCAACGGCGCATATTTCGTAAGCAAAATCATGGGTTCATCGAGCCAAGCAAAATGGCCGGCCCATTGGTTGATCGATTGAAACAGTTGCTCGTTCACGTTGCCATCAATCCTTACTCTTATTCTGTCTGTCTTTCTCATTATATTATATATCGGAAAAATAGGCCCCGGTTGTGAACGTTTTGCGGAATTGGCCAACGCATTACGGGTCCGATTCGCCCGTCACCAACTGCTGGTGTTTGTTGAAAAATCCTGGATAAGCCAAGAACCCCAAAAAAATACTGGTCAGCGCCGCCGCAGCCAGGATCGCGAACAGGATCATTAGTTGGTAGCGGACAGCCTGAATCGGATCAGCACCGGCGATGATTTGACCGGTCATCATCCCCGGTAGCTGAACCAATCCAGTCGTTTTCATGCTGTCGATCGTCGGAATCATGCTGGCCCGAATCGCTTCTTTCAACACGTGGCGAATCGACTGTCCAGGTGTGCCGCCCAGCGACAAAACCAGCAAAATCTCCTGTCTGCGCCCTTTCGCCTCTGCTTGCAGCCGGTTGAGCAGCAAACTGGCAATCACCATCGAGTTGCCGATGACCATGCCGCTGATCGGGATGATATAGCGGGGTTCTGGCGGCACGATCTGAAGCAGCAGCAAAAACCCGAGCGTTACCGCTTCCGCCAACGAAATGGATACCAATACCCGCCACCCGATGCCTTTTAGCCCCGCTCCGCGTTGTTTCGCGTTCTGCGTGGCCACACCGATCATCAAAGCGATCATCAGCAACGTAAAAAGCGGATCCTGCAGCGAAAAAACAGCCTTTAAAATGTATCCGACAATCAGCAGCTGCACGGTCGCCCGCACGGTGGAAATCGCCATATCCTTTTCCAGGCCGAGTTTTTGCCAAATCGACAGAAGGATTGCAATCAATACAAATCCCAACGTCAAAGCCAGCGTGAAAAGACTCATACCGATCCCCTTCCTGACAGTTCCCCGTGCAAAAACTCCCGGGTCAGATCTGCTTCCGGCTGTTCAAAAAATGACTGCGTATCGCGCGCTTCCACCAATCGCCCCCCGGCCAACAGCCATGTCAGATCTCCCACCCGCCGCGCCTGCTCCAAGTCATGCGTCACCCACAAAATCGTCGTTCCCTGCTCCCGCCGGATGCGCAGGATCAGTTCTTCAATCGCTTTTGCCGCGGCCGGATCGAGGGCGGAAGTAATCTCGTCCAGCAACAGCACGGACGGTCGATTG
Proteins encoded in this region:
- the pdaA gene encoding delta-lactam-biosynthetic de-N-acetylase, whose amino-acid sequence is MRRLTILIIFVLLFSLVPLFPLHKAAAYGNVPYHFGFKKGKNGQLPSIEQEGFKGMIEKYGAIFLGDTSKKELYLTFDNGYENGYTAKILDTLKEKKVPAVFFVTGHYVKDQPELLKRMVQEGHLIGNHSWSHPDLTQVSDDRIKEELEKVKESVAQVTGQKEMAFLRPPKGIFSERTLAVSKRLGYTSVFWSIAYKDWDIKTQKGWKYAYDSVMSQLHSGAVLLLHSVSKDNAEALGKIIDDARKQGYEFKSLQELQMQKRNPAGIQTTREVT
- a CDS encoding transposase — translated: MSVFPSASHLSSWAGFSPGNHESAGKKTGKNDAG
- a CDS encoding glycerophosphodiester phosphodiesterase, which codes for MNPLNIAHRGAFAYAPENTMSAFRLAVEMGACGLEFDVQLSKDGIPVVIHDERLDRTAGAQGYVCEYTWKELRSLDVGQWMGDRWKGERIPSLEEVLAEFSGFFLNVELKNAVVPYGGLEEKVIRLMDRYCDSGNVIVSSFNHESVKRIKELAPHVRTGVLYTKEPERVIDYVQSLNADAVHPHYRVVTADKISDFHAAGLLVNTWTVNRRGDMQRLVQMGIDGIITNYPDRVTDAIGEYKQIYKK
- a CDS encoding ABC transporter permease, whose protein sequence is MSLFTLALTLGFVLIAILLSIWQKLGLEKDMAISTVRATVQLLIVGYILKAVFSLQDPLFTLLMIALMIGVATQNAKQRGAGLKGIGWRVLVSISLAEAVTLGFLLLLQIVPPEPRYIIPISGMVIGNSMVIASLLLNRLQAEAKGRRQEILLVLSLGGTPGQSIRHVLKEAIRASMIPTIDSMKTTGLVQLPGMMTGQIIAGADPIQAVRYQLMILFAILAAAALTSIFLGFLAYPGFFNKHQQLVTGESDP
- a CDS encoding SPL family radical SAM protein → MQIRIVTKTANTILTPTGGFLAGYTHSLNPYAGCAYACSYCYVRQLPIALFHGQEWGTWVDIKQNAAQLLEKELKKAKRKGPVKIFMSSSTDPYQPIEHKARVTRSLLEVMAAEPPDLLFVQTRSPLVVRDIDLFRQMRDRIMVSVTVETDLEPVRQAFTPQAPGIRARLTALRKLKQAGIPSQVAVAPVLPCSPAFAKRLREVTDRVCLDDFYMGDGSGGKRTEKLNTRRIYHGIGLQAWYEKDAWRQVLGWLQQEFASEQIRISQAGFLP
- a CDS encoding undecaprenyl-diphosphatase — its product is MNEQLFQSINQWAGHFAWLDEPMILLTKYAPLLFAGLLLWLWLRGGRQRERNVLYAAITAALALLINQLIGAVYFHPRPFMLHAVHQLVPHAPDNSFPSDHATGAFALAVAVYLRNRKWGYGMLGLAVAIAFSRVFVGVHYPADVIGGAVVGLVSSLLVARGERVLEPMIRVVLRVYAKIAGRVPFLAERYVLDEETRVG